The following DNA comes from Fervidibacillus albus.
GATAGCGATTCCCGTTACTAACGTATTGATTCCTGTCGGATATGTTTTTTCTCTATCACTTATGGCTTTTAAATACGTTACTTCCACATATCCTTTTTCATATAAATCTTTCGCAATTGCTTCAAACAATTGTTCTTGATTTTGAAACGTATCATCCAAATATACAATTTCCTTTGAAAACAAAGCAAAATGCCTCCTTACAGCCCTAAAATTTCAATAACCTCATCCACTACTTGTTCCGCATTGATTCCTGTAATCAAAGGCATTCCATTAATTACTGGAATCGAAAGTTCTTCTCCCCCTTGGGCAGTCGTAACGATAACATCATGCCCTTCAGCGGCAGAAGCTAATTCAGGAATGGAGCATTGTGTGAAACTCACCTGATCGAGCTTTCCTCTTTCTTCAAGGCCTTCTTTTAACTTTTGTAATGCTACCGTACTCGTTGCGATTCCTGATCCACATGCGACGATAATTTTTTTCATAATTTTTTCCTCCTGTTAAATAAATAAATTGTAAATGTAATCGAATTGTTTTCGATTGACAATTTCGTCCACTTTATATTGGAAATTTACTTTGTTATAAAGCTCTAAAAATACATCTTTATAAAATTGGTTATTGTTTACATCCATAGCAATCATCATGACGAGTTTTACGTCACCATGATGCCAATG
Coding sequences within:
- a CDS encoding PTS sugar transporter subunit IIB translates to MKKIIVACGSGIATSTVALQKLKEGLEERGKLDQVSFTQCSIPELASAAEGHDVIVTTAQGGEELSIPVINGMPLITGINAEQVVDEVIEILGL